In one window of Blastopirellula marina DNA:
- the glnA gene encoding type I glutamate--ammonia ligase — translation MTPKEVLALCRENDVKAVDFRFMDFPGLWQHFTIPVSHLSEDTFEDGLGFDGSSIRGWQSINESDMLVVPQPDTAFVDPFTQLPTLVLICNIQDPITREDYSRDPRNVCRKAANYLKSTGIADTCFIGPEAEFFVFDDVRFDQRAQHGFYHIDSVEGEWNRGRDEGPNLGYKLRHKEGYFPVPPADSLMDLRNEMMQTMIECGLNVEAQHHEVSTAGQCEIDLRFNEMVKMADDLLIYKYVVKNVAKRNNRTATFMPKPVFGDNGSGMHTHFSFWKENEPLFAGSGYAGLSETALYAIGGLLKHAPSVLAFTNPTTNSYKRLVPGYEAPVNLAYSQRNRSASCRIPMYSPSPKAKRVEFRCPDPTCNPYLAFAAITMAAIDGIQNKIDPGQPLDKDIYDLPAEEAAAVPKTPGSLDEALDCLAADHEFLLRGDVFTKDVVETWIEYKRKNEADAIRLRPHPYEFCLYYDI, via the coding sequence ATGACGCCCAAAGAAGTCTTAGCCCTCTGCCGCGAAAACGACGTGAAAGCGGTCGATTTTCGGTTTATGGATTTTCCCGGCCTTTGGCAGCATTTCACAATTCCGGTCAGTCACCTCAGCGAAGATACGTTTGAAGATGGACTCGGTTTCGATGGTTCGAGTATTCGTGGCTGGCAGTCGATCAACGAAAGCGACATGCTGGTGGTGCCTCAGCCAGATACGGCGTTCGTCGATCCTTTCACACAACTGCCAACCCTCGTTCTGATTTGCAACATTCAAGATCCGATCACGCGGGAAGATTACTCACGCGATCCGAGGAATGTTTGTCGCAAGGCGGCTAACTATCTAAAGAGCACGGGTATCGCAGATACCTGCTTCATCGGACCTGAGGCAGAGTTCTTTGTGTTCGATGACGTTCGTTTCGATCAACGAGCCCAACACGGTTTCTATCACATCGATAGCGTGGAAGGGGAGTGGAATCGAGGGCGGGACGAAGGCCCCAATCTTGGCTACAAGCTGCGTCACAAAGAAGGGTACTTCCCGGTTCCGCCTGCCGATTCGTTGATGGATCTGCGGAACGAAATGATGCAGACCATGATCGAGTGTGGCTTGAATGTCGAGGCACAGCATCACGAAGTATCGACGGCTGGTCAGTGCGAGATAGACTTGCGATTCAACGAGATGGTCAAGATGGCCGATGACTTGTTGATCTACAAGTACGTCGTGAAGAACGTCGCGAAACGTAACAACCGCACGGCGACGTTCATGCCCAAGCCAGTGTTTGGCGATAACGGGTCCGGCATGCACACGCACTTCTCATTTTGGAAAGAAAACGAACCACTGTTCGCAGGCAGTGGCTATGCAGGGCTAAGTGAAACCGCGCTCTATGCGATTGGCGGTTTACTGAAGCATGCTCCTTCGGTCCTGGCATTCACGAACCCAACCACGAATAGCTACAAACGTTTGGTTCCTGGCTACGAAGCCCCGGTCAATTTGGCCTACTCGCAACGGAATCGATCGGCATCGTGCCGCATTCCGATGTACAGCCCGAGCCCAAAAGCGAAACGAGTCGAATTCCGTTGTCCTGATCCGACCTGTAATCCTTACTTGGCGTTCGCGGCGATTACGATGGCGGCAATCGACGGGATTCAAAACAAAATCGACCCAGGCCAACCGCTCGACAAAGACATCTACGATCTCCCTGCCGAAGAAGCTGCGGCTGTGCCCAAGACACCAGGCTCGCTGGACGAAGCACTTGACTGCTTGGCCGCAGATCACGAGTTCCTGCTGCGGGGCGATGTCTTCACCAAGGATGTCGTCGAGACATGGATTGAGTACAAGCGAAAGAATGAAGCGGACGCGATTCGCTTGCGACCGCATCCTTACGAGTTCTGCTTGTACTACGACATCTAA
- a CDS encoding MMPL family transporter translates to MFFQKLGKFVVQYPLAIIAFWVIFAALAIALPPHWNDVTLDGDLAFLPKNMPSVEADDLFRRAFPQRQAKSQIVFAVSREDSTLTEEDLRFADRMASPLQNTQGIFLYRSAEQGTAEVDPTNEEGEDAGPIQYAMEAWEESALLDPRNWHPLWNMAFVCGQLGKSDEKEQYRQLAIALRPELTKETLELVPSEPFDWNQFDVLTRHTMVRGDMLASPDGHAVLVVVESRNEFMATDNIRVLQEATQYVEAWRKKADEEGLSHLEIGVTGNAAIGGEMLLAAKESIANTELYTILLVVLILLVIYRTPMMLTVPLLSIAVSFIISSWLVALLTQVHYLPGLEWVDFKVFKTSRIFIVVILFGAGTDFCLFLIGRYREELARCRDHQWAIAQALAGVGEALTASAMTTVVGLGMMFFADFEKYRNSGPAIGLCLLVTLFTCLTLAPAIMRFLGPLLFWPWGDSKQFVEKSRPVSTAWWEQISSWICRWPGMTLTVVVLLLGMVGFPSMWNRIRTGEAVEVSYDLFGDLDNDRMAKQTALRLREHFPLGESGPLTILAVNQSGQFGEREGRSIILDLSNTLFATSDDVEQVFTSEQPLGDKPAGFSFSGRGRQVMLLRNHRRTKEFFLAQEPKLRGEIALLRVIVDRNPFSNGAIELLGKIEHDLHAKIDTLPPPWNETKIFIQGTTPSIRDLRTVTQSDQKRIEFGVIVAVFFVLLVILRRPFVCAYMILSVLFSYYVTLGITEMFFRTVYADSYQALDWKVPLFLFVILAAIGQDYNVYLATRVFEEQKRLGPIQGLMRGITTTGGIITSCGLVMAGTFASMCMGTLLGVIEIGFALTVGVLLDTFVVRTIMLPCFLALMNRYAQSPEDDTIDA, encoded by the coding sequence TTGTTTTTCCAAAAGCTGGGAAAGTTTGTCGTCCAGTATCCGCTGGCGATTATCGCCTTCTGGGTGATATTCGCTGCTTTGGCAATCGCATTGCCGCCCCATTGGAACGACGTTACGCTCGACGGTGATTTGGCCTTCTTACCCAAGAATATGCCAAGCGTCGAAGCGGATGACCTCTTTCGCCGTGCATTCCCACAGCGGCAAGCCAAAAGCCAAATCGTCTTTGCGGTCTCTCGCGAGGACTCGACGTTGACGGAAGAGGATCTGCGATTTGCGGATCGCATGGCGTCGCCGCTGCAAAACACTCAGGGAATCTTTCTTTATCGCTCGGCGGAGCAGGGGACTGCGGAAGTTGATCCGACCAATGAAGAAGGCGAAGACGCCGGTCCCATTCAGTACGCGATGGAAGCTTGGGAAGAATCGGCGTTGCTCGATCCCCGGAACTGGCATCCTCTGTGGAACATGGCGTTCGTATGCGGGCAACTTGGCAAATCTGATGAGAAAGAACAATATCGCCAACTAGCGATTGCGCTACGACCGGAACTTACCAAGGAAACCTTGGAACTGGTTCCGTCCGAACCATTCGATTGGAATCAATTCGATGTGCTAACTCGCCATACGATGGTTCGTGGCGATATGCTGGCCAGCCCTGATGGGCATGCCGTGTTGGTCGTGGTCGAGTCGCGAAACGAGTTTATGGCGACCGACAACATTCGTGTGCTCCAAGAGGCAACTCAGTACGTTGAAGCTTGGCGTAAGAAGGCCGACGAGGAAGGGCTGTCCCATCTCGAGATAGGCGTAACAGGAAATGCCGCGATTGGTGGCGAGATGCTCTTGGCGGCGAAGGAAAGTATTGCCAATACCGAGCTCTACACCATTCTGTTAGTCGTGCTGATTCTGTTGGTTATTTACCGCACGCCCATGATGCTGACGGTGCCGCTCTTGTCGATCGCCGTTTCCTTTATCATTTCGTCCTGGTTGGTCGCCTTGCTGACGCAGGTGCATTATCTGCCAGGCCTGGAGTGGGTCGATTTCAAAGTCTTCAAGACGTCCCGCATCTTTATCGTGGTGATCTTGTTTGGGGCCGGGACTGATTTTTGCTTGTTTCTGATTGGGCGATACCGAGAAGAGCTTGCACGCTGTCGCGATCATCAATGGGCGATTGCCCAGGCCTTGGCTGGCGTGGGCGAAGCGCTGACGGCCAGCGCGATGACGACGGTCGTTGGGCTAGGCATGATGTTCTTCGCCGACTTTGAAAAATATCGAAACAGCGGACCCGCGATTGGGCTTTGCTTGTTAGTCACGCTATTTACTTGTTTGACGTTAGCTCCAGCGATTATGCGTTTCCTCGGGCCACTTCTTTTTTGGCCGTGGGGAGACTCGAAGCAATTTGTTGAGAAGAGTCGACCCGTTTCGACCGCCTGGTGGGAACAGATATCCAGCTGGATTTGCCGCTGGCCAGGGATGACGCTGACCGTCGTAGTGTTACTGCTCGGAATGGTTGGCTTTCCCAGCATGTGGAATCGAATACGAACCGGCGAGGCGGTCGAAGTCTCGTACGATCTCTTTGGCGATCTCGACAACGACCGGATGGCCAAACAAACGGCTTTGCGATTGCGCGAACATTTCCCGCTTGGAGAAAGCGGACCACTGACCATTCTGGCCGTGAACCAAAGTGGTCAGTTCGGTGAAAGGGAAGGGCGGTCGATCATTTTGGATCTCTCCAACACGCTGTTTGCTACGAGCGATGATGTGGAGCAGGTCTTTACTAGCGAACAGCCACTTGGGGATAAACCGGCAGGCTTTTCTTTTTCAGGTCGCGGTCGACAGGTGATGCTGCTGAGGAATCATCGCCGTACGAAAGAGTTCTTTTTGGCGCAAGAGCCTAAGCTGCGTGGTGAGATCGCGCTGTTGCGGGTAATTGTTGATCGAAATCCATTCTCCAACGGTGCGATCGAGTTGTTGGGTAAGATCGAACACGATCTGCACGCGAAGATCGATACGTTGCCTCCTCCCTGGAATGAAACGAAGATCTTTATCCAGGGGACAACTCCTTCAATTCGTGACTTGCGGACTGTGACGCAAAGCGATCAAAAGCGGATTGAGTTTGGTGTGATCGTGGCTGTCTTCTTTGTGCTATTGGTGATCCTGCGACGGCCGTTTGTCTGTGCGTACATGATTCTCTCGGTGCTATTTAGTTATTACGTCACCCTGGGAATCACGGAGATGTTTTTCCGGACGGTTTACGCCGACAGCTATCAGGCCTTGGATTGGAAGGTGCCGTTGTTCTTGTTCGTGATCCTGGCGGCAATTGGACAAGACTACAACGTTTACCTTGCGACTCGGGTTTTCGAAGAACAGAAACGCCTTGGCCCGATTCAAGGTTTGATGCGAGGTATTACGACAACCGGTGGCATCATCACCAGTTGCGGGTTAGTGATGGCAGGTACGTTCGCATCGATGTGTATGGGAACACTGCTTGGCGTGATCGAAATTGGGTTTGCATTGACGGTTGGCGTGCTCTTAGACACCTTCGTCGTACGAACGATCATGCTTCCGTGTTTCCTGGCACTCATGAATCGATATGCGCAATCGCCCGAAGATGACACGATTGATGCCTAA
- the ald gene encoding alanine dehydrogenase, which produces MIVGIPKEVKRDEYRVAILPVGAEEFVRAGHQVIIEKDSGIGSGLTNEQYVEAGATLVDSAEEVFAQADMILKVKEPQPEEYALIRKGQIVFTYFHFAASVQLTQGMIDSGAICLAYETLRDQRGTLPLLTPMSEVAGRMSIQEGAKYLEKPQMGQGILLGGVPGVAPAHITILGGGIVGANAAKIAAGFNADVNILDISMDRLRYLDDVMPPNVNVLFSDRHVIRHQLQLADLVVGAVLIPGAKAPMLVSREDLKLMKPGSVIIDVAVDQGGCIETSHPTTHSDPTYLIDDVLHYCVANMPGAVGRTSTFALCNVTLPWALRVAKNGIDASLASSPELQTALNIHTGRVTNKPVADTFDLPYEPLSI; this is translated from the coding sequence ATGATCGTCGGTATCCCGAAAGAAGTGAAGCGCGATGAATACCGCGTCGCCATCTTGCCCGTCGGTGCGGAAGAGTTCGTCCGTGCTGGTCATCAAGTGATTATCGAGAAGGATTCGGGAATCGGTTCAGGGCTGACTAACGAGCAGTACGTCGAAGCAGGAGCGACACTCGTCGACTCGGCTGAGGAAGTATTCGCTCAGGCCGATATGATCCTGAAGGTCAAAGAGCCGCAGCCGGAAGAGTACGCGTTGATTCGCAAGGGACAAATCGTCTTCACGTACTTCCACTTTGCGGCCAGCGTACAGTTGACACAAGGAATGATCGACTCTGGCGCGATATGCTTGGCTTACGAGACGCTGCGTGACCAACGCGGCACCCTGCCCTTGCTGACTCCAATGAGCGAAGTCGCAGGGCGTATGAGCATCCAGGAAGGTGCCAAATACCTTGAAAAGCCACAGATGGGACAAGGCATCTTACTTGGTGGTGTCCCTGGGGTTGCTCCGGCCCACATCACGATCCTGGGTGGCGGTATCGTCGGTGCTAATGCCGCGAAGATTGCCGCCGGTTTCAATGCGGACGTGAACATCCTTGATATCAGCATGGATCGCCTTCGTTATCTCGACGATGTCATGCCACCCAACGTCAATGTACTGTTCAGCGATCGCCACGTGATTCGTCACCAACTTCAACTGGCCGACTTGGTTGTCGGGGCTGTGCTGATTCCTGGTGCCAAAGCACCGATGCTCGTTTCTCGTGAAGACTTGAAGTTGATGAAACCGGGTAGCGTCATCATTGACGTCGCCGTGGACCAAGGTGGCTGCATCGAAACTTCGCACCCAACGACACATAGCGATCCTACCTATTTGATCGACGACGTGCTGCATTACTGCGTGGCCAACATGCCGGGTGCGGTGGGGCGAACAAGCACGTTTGCCCTGTGTAATGTCACGCTGCCATGGGCACTGCGAGTTGCCAAGAACGGTATCGATGCCTCCTTGGCCAGTTCGCCAGAATTGCAGACGGCCTTGAACATCCACACCGGGCGTGTTACCAACAAGCCGGTTGCTGATACCTTCGACCTTCCCTACGAACCTCTCTCGATTTGA
- a CDS encoding GntP family permease, translating into MTPPPLPPLFEFSGMIPFDICLLGDSLLTADQYALLCLLVGMATVLGLIIVVRANAFLALIAAAMVVSLMADGPIQDKFSRVASSFGGTAGGVGIVIALAAIIGKCMLDSGAADRVVRAFMSIFGEKRSPLALMGSGFVLAVPVFFDTVFYLLVPLGRSLFRKTQKNYLLYVMAIATGGAITHTLVPPTPGPLVVADQLNVDKGLMILIGAAIAFPAACMGLWFSSLMNRWMPLPMRPLGAEPEPEAIPDDKLPSLWVSLAPVLLPVILISTNTILTTMADAERAAQLRPGDIADWSTFRQRIKDGVAAEGDGTNFGKHVISTIRGDGSNAEREELASLLLQDGSLNDGQKEVALDRLNQYLLVDKSFPKNPDAFLGSRLSSTALSLSRKPVARMSPVEAERMNRETLESVYGPEVLKRHVWDTRKRDLANITSMLGDANFALLISAVIAMWTLAVQRQYSLKELASSVEVSLMSGGLIILITAAGGAFGAMLTVANVGDAIQNMFPIGSDASSAKLLILFLGFGISAVLKIAQGSSTVAMITSSGMLVSLASPETLGCHPVYLAASIGAGSLIGSWMNDSGFWIFAKMSGLTEVEALKTWTTLLLVLGTTSFLVALLMAAVMPLA; encoded by the coding sequence GTGACCCCCCCTCCCCTGCCCCCTCTGTTCGAGTTCTCGGGAATGATTCCGTTTGATATCTGCTTGCTTGGTGATTCCCTGCTGACCGCGGACCAATACGCTTTGCTTTGCCTGCTCGTCGGCATGGCAACCGTGCTCGGTTTGATCATTGTCGTCCGTGCTAATGCGTTTCTGGCACTCATCGCAGCGGCCATGGTGGTCAGCCTAATGGCGGACGGCCCGATTCAAGACAAGTTTTCTCGTGTCGCTTCCTCGTTCGGTGGAACGGCTGGAGGTGTCGGTATCGTGATCGCTTTGGCGGCGATCATTGGAAAATGCATGTTGGATAGTGGCGCCGCCGATCGTGTGGTTCGGGCGTTCATGTCGATTTTCGGTGAGAAACGTTCACCGCTTGCCTTAATGGGCAGCGGGTTTGTTCTCGCGGTACCGGTCTTTTTCGATACCGTATTCTACTTGCTCGTTCCGCTTGGACGTTCGCTGTTTCGTAAGACGCAGAAGAATTACCTTCTGTACGTCATGGCCATCGCCACCGGTGGCGCGATCACGCATACGTTGGTTCCACCAACCCCAGGTCCGCTCGTCGTGGCAGATCAGTTAAACGTCGACAAAGGATTGATGATTCTGATCGGCGCGGCAATCGCTTTCCCGGCAGCCTGTATGGGGTTGTGGTTTTCGTCGCTCATGAATCGCTGGATGCCGCTCCCGATGCGACCCCTTGGTGCCGAGCCTGAACCGGAAGCGATCCCCGACGACAAACTACCTTCGTTGTGGGTCTCGCTTGCACCGGTCCTTTTGCCAGTGATTTTGATCTCAACAAACACCATTCTTACGACGATGGCCGATGCCGAACGTGCCGCGCAACTTCGCCCCGGTGATATCGCTGACTGGAGTACGTTCCGACAGCGCATAAAAGATGGTGTCGCCGCCGAAGGAGACGGAACGAATTTTGGGAAGCATGTGATCTCGACAATTCGTGGAGATGGCTCGAATGCGGAACGAGAGGAGTTGGCATCGTTACTTCTGCAAGATGGTTCGTTGAACGATGGACAGAAGGAAGTCGCACTCGATCGACTTAATCAATACTTGCTGGTTGACAAAAGCTTTCCTAAGAACCCCGATGCGTTTTTGGGATCGCGGCTGTCGAGTACGGCACTCAGCCTTTCGCGGAAGCCGGTTGCTCGGATGAGTCCCGTCGAAGCGGAACGTATGAATCGTGAGACTTTGGAATCGGTGTACGGCCCGGAAGTTCTCAAGCGACATGTTTGGGATACGCGAAAGCGTGATTTGGCGAACATCACGTCGATGCTGGGAGACGCGAACTTCGCGCTGCTGATTTCCGCGGTAATTGCCATGTGGACGTTGGCAGTACAACGACAATACTCGCTGAAAGAACTTGCTTCGTCAGTTGAGGTGTCGTTGATGAGTGGTGGCTTGATTATCTTGATCACGGCTGCTGGGGGCGCATTCGGTGCGATGCTGACGGTGGCGAACGTCGGCGATGCGATTCAAAACATGTTCCCAATTGGCTCAGATGCCTCATCGGCCAAGCTGTTAATTCTGTTCCTCGGTTTTGGTATCTCGGCCGTGCTGAAGATCGCTCAAGGATCCAGCACGGTGGCGATGATCACCTCGAGCGGGATGCTCGTGAGCCTGGCTTCTCCCGAGACACTCGGCTGCCACCCGGTCTACTTGGCGGCAAGTATCGGAGCCGGATCGCTGATCGGGTCTTGGATGAACGACAGTGGTTTCTGGATCTTTGCCAAGATGAGCGGATTGACCGAAGTCGAAGCTTTGAAAACCTGGACTACCCTGCTCTTGGTGTTGGGCACAACGAGCTTTCTGGTCGCGCTGCTAATGGCGGCTGTGATGCCGTTGGCTTAG
- a CDS encoding S41 family peptidase, whose protein sequence is MHKTTTPYKWAIALLLALVSLVPATSYGQVRIPDEARIDETAVREVLANGEQLERQGRWGEALTFYEDALRLNGFDASVQRKANLARLHYDVGRRYADQSFIRSVDTMSREDALHLYDEVLRKVQTSYVDAPRWSDVAREGLKQLDVALKEEIFANKNLKNVSPDQITRVRQMLNENVNWQNVGSPQQAVEMANYAAELMWQNLGVIPTATILEFACGTAASLDPYTSFLTQDQLNEVFSQIKGNFVGLGVELKADENSLLIVNSITGSPAHQAGIRGGDRIVAVDGQRCEVISTNKAADMLKGEIGSMVRVTVVSPNQPARELNVRRDRVEVPSVDNIHIMDAESKVGYLKITSFQENTPADLSQALWKLHRDGMRALVIDLRGNPGGLLRASVDMVDLFVEQGTIVSTRGRNAREDFDYTAHMPGTWRVPLVVLIDANSASASEIFAGAIRDHGRGTVVGQRSYGKGSVQGIFPLETAGTGLRLTTAKFFSPSGRAISRNGVIPDVNVRVTAKPAMDGTHYVGDTAPQHDPVMDAGLVAARQLLGAPGGLTNRTQAQR, encoded by the coding sequence ATGCACAAAACAACGACACCATATAAGTGGGCGATTGCTCTCCTTCTCGCCCTGGTCTCACTCGTTCCTGCGACTTCTTACGGTCAGGTTCGGATTCCTGATGAAGCGCGGATTGACGAAACTGCGGTTCGTGAGGTTTTGGCCAACGGCGAGCAGCTCGAGCGTCAAGGACGTTGGGGCGAGGCATTAACCTTCTACGAAGACGCCCTGCGTTTGAATGGTTTCGACGCCAGTGTTCAGCGTAAAGCGAACCTGGCTCGTCTGCACTATGATGTTGGCCGTCGCTATGCCGACCAAAGCTTCATCCGCTCGGTCGACACGATGAGCCGGGAAGATGCGCTTCACCTTTATGACGAAGTCTTGCGAAAGGTGCAGACCAGCTACGTCGACGCACCTCGTTGGAGTGACGTTGCTCGTGAAGGTCTAAAGCAGTTGGACGTCGCACTGAAAGAAGAGATCTTCGCGAATAAGAATCTTAAGAACGTTAGTCCTGATCAAATCACTCGCGTTCGCCAAATGTTGAACGAGAACGTCAACTGGCAGAACGTTGGTTCACCACAGCAAGCCGTGGAAATGGCGAACTATGCCGCAGAACTGATGTGGCAAAATCTAGGCGTAATTCCCACGGCCACGATTTTGGAATTCGCTTGCGGAACGGCTGCTTCGCTCGATCCATATACCAGCTTCCTCACCCAAGATCAGCTGAACGAAGTTTTCTCCCAAATCAAAGGTAACTTCGTTGGCTTGGGCGTGGAATTGAAAGCAGATGAAAATTCGCTTTTGATCGTCAACTCGATCACCGGTAGCCCAGCTCATCAAGCGGGCATTCGTGGTGGCGACCGCATTGTCGCAGTCGACGGACAACGCTGCGAAGTAATCAGCACCAACAAAGCTGCCGACATGCTCAAGGGTGAGATCGGTTCGATGGTTCGCGTGACGGTCGTTTCGCCGAACCAACCGGCTCGTGAGTTGAACGTGCGACGCGATCGGGTTGAAGTCCCTAGCGTCGACAATATCCACATCATGGATGCGGAATCGAAGGTCGGCTACCTGAAGATTACCAGCTTCCAGGAAAACACCCCCGCGGATTTGAGTCAGGCGTTGTGGAAGCTACATCGCGATGGCATGCGAGCATTAGTGATCGATCTGCGTGGCAACCCAGGTGGACTGTTGCGGGCCTCGGTTGATATGGTCGACTTGTTCGTCGAGCAGGGAACGATCGTCTCGACTCGCGGTCGCAACGCTCGCGAAGACTTTGACTACACGGCTCACATGCCAGGCACCTGGAGAGTGCCGTTGGTCGTGCTGATCGATGCGAACTCGGCCAGTGCCAGCGAAATCTTTGCCGGTGCAATTCGTGATCATGGACGCGGAACAGTCGTGGGTCAGCGTAGCTACGGTAAAGGTTCGGTGCAGGGGATCTTCCCGCTCGAAACCGCCGGAACAGGGCTCCGCTTGACGACAGCCAAATTCTTTTCGCCCAGTGGGCGAGCGATCAGCCGCAACGGCGTGATTCCAGACGTGAACGTGCGAGTGACGGCCAAGCCTGCCATGGATGGTACTCACTACGTCGGTGACACAGCACCGCAGCATGATCCGGTCATGGATGCTGGTCTTGTTGCCGCACGACAACTGCTGGGTGCCCCAGGTGGACTGACGAACCGCACGCAAGCACAGCGTTAA
- the mtnA gene encoding S-methyl-5-thioribose-1-phosphate isomerase has translation MTIADSQPQAAPDPIRYEGETDGHLVLIDQTRLPVELVYLDCKDVETVWEAIKMLRVRGAPAIGIAAAYGVIVGLQTATDKSAEEFEARFHEVVEYLAGSRPTAVNLFWALDRLKAKYVAEKEAGKSPAEIHEALLAEARYIHDDDRKVCRAIGKHGAELIQPGFGILTHCNAGGLATADYGTALAVMFTCHDQGKDIHVFVDETRPLLQGSRLTAWELLQRDIPATLICDNMAAQVMKEGRISAVITGADRIAANGDSANKIGTYGVAVLAKAHGIPFYIAAPISTFDLSLPTGEGIPIEQRDPVEIINGMGKQTAPDKVQVYNPAFDVTPAELIAGIITEKGVISPVTPENVAQVVAG, from the coding sequence ATGACGATTGCCGATAGCCAACCACAAGCGGCCCCAGATCCAATTCGCTACGAAGGGGAAACGGATGGGCATCTCGTTTTGATCGACCAGACCCGTTTGCCAGTCGAGCTCGTTTACCTCGACTGCAAAGATGTCGAAACGGTCTGGGAAGCCATCAAGATGCTGCGCGTCCGCGGGGCACCAGCAATCGGCATCGCGGCGGCGTACGGCGTGATCGTCGGCTTGCAAACGGCTACCGACAAATCGGCAGAAGAATTTGAGGCACGCTTCCACGAGGTGGTTGAATACCTCGCTGGAAGTCGTCCCACGGCAGTCAATTTGTTTTGGGCACTCGATCGCTTGAAGGCCAAGTATGTAGCCGAGAAGGAAGCAGGGAAGTCCCCGGCTGAAATCCACGAAGCTTTACTGGCGGAAGCTCGTTATATCCATGACGACGACCGAAAAGTTTGCCGCGCCATTGGGAAGCATGGCGCCGAACTGATTCAGCCTGGCTTCGGCATCCTAACGCACTGCAACGCAGGCGGGCTCGCGACGGCCGACTACGGCACCGCGTTGGCCGTGATGTTTACCTGCCATGATCAAGGCAAAGACATCCATGTCTTTGTCGACGAGACGCGTCCACTCTTACAGGGATCCCGATTGACCGCCTGGGAATTGCTACAACGCGATATTCCGGCAACGCTGATCTGCGATAACATGGCCGCCCAGGTCATGAAAGAAGGCCGCATCAGCGCCGTCATCACCGGTGCTGATCGAATCGCCGCCAATGGAGATTCGGCCAATAAGATCGGAACCTATGGCGTGGCTGTACTGGCAAAAGCTCACGGAATTCCGTTTTACATCGCGGCTCCGATCAGCACGTTCGATCTCTCTTTGCCAACGGGTGAAGGGATTCCCATCGAACAACGCGACCCGGTCGAAATCATCAACGGAATGGGCAAGCAGACCGCCCCTGACAAGGTTCAGGTCTATAACCCAGCTTTCGACGTTACGCCTGCCGAATTGATCGCAGGTATTATCACCGAGAAAGGGGTGATCTCGCCCGTAACCCCTGAGAACGTCGCTCAAGTCGTTGCTGGCTAG